In the genome of Atribacterota bacterium, the window ATCCTTCCTCTGCAAAAGGATCGTAAAAAAGAACTTTCATACCCAAACTCAACAAACTCAAGGCTATCCGAACCGTTTCCCTTTCTATAAGGCCGAAACCCACCAACCCCAGAGTTTTTCCTTGAATCTCAAAAGCTCGGTAGGCATAACGAATATCCCATTCTCCCTGACGCATCCGTTTATCAAAATCAAAAAGATTCTTGGCTAGCGCAAGAATAAATGATATGGTGTGCTCTGCCACCGAAAGGGCATTGGCCCCTTTTACATTGAGAACTTCTATTCCCTTTTTTCGAGCACATTCGACATCGATATTATCGAGACCAGCTCCAACCCGGGAATCAAGGTGCATGATGAGAGATTCCAGAATATCCACTGCCTTTTTCGCTATAGCGACTTGAAAAGTACGGTTCTTTTCATGAGCGAGAAGGGCGAAAAGATACCGGGAAACCCCCTCCATGCCGCTTCGATGGAGAAGGGTTGGGGTCATTCCGTTTTTGACCCTCAAGGGCCAAACGAGCTGAAAAAGGGAAAATAAGTTGTTCAGTATCCATGCCGATTTCTTCTGGCAGAGTTTTTTTGAGGAAAGCAAGAAGGGTCACCGTCTCATTTTCCTGCAGATAATCAACCTTATTAAAGACGAAAATGAGATGTGCGACTTTGGAACGTACTACTCGCAAAAATTCGACTTCGACTTCGGTAATAGGCGGATCAGCGGATAAAAGAAAAAAAGCCGCATCACACTGAGGGAAAAAGCCAAGCGTAACTTCGGTGTTATGGCGAAAGGTCAATCCAATACCAGGAGTATCGATGAGTACCACCCCAGCCTGCAAGAGCGACGAAGGATAGAAAACCTCTACCTGTGATACATATTTACTGTTTTCCGGGTTTCCTACTTCGGTCACAAACTGCGAGAGAAAATTGGTGAGTTCCTTTCGATCCTCCCCTTACCACTCTTCCTCTTTTTCTCCCTCAAAGAGAATGTATACCCGGGGTTTAGGGCCAAAAAGAAGAAAGGTAGGTATCGCCGTAAGAGGCAAAATCGCAGTCGGAAGCACTTCCTCACCAAGAAAAGCATTAATGAAGGTACTTTTTTCTCGCTTGAATTGCCCCAGAACTACAAGATGAAATCGTTCATTGAGTAACCTTTCCTTAAGACCGAGCACCACTTTGCGTTCATCTTCAAAGTCAGACCCCAGGTGTTCGAATGCTCCCAGGGTTTCCTCAAAAAGGGAGTGGAGATCTTTTTTTCTTTAAGCGTGATCTCTTTGTCCTCGCTCATACCAATTCCTCCTACGTTCTGGTAGAATTCACAAAGTAGGAGTCATCAACCCATGAGGGTAGTTGTGCGGTGAACTCCATCACCGGCTGGGGATTTTTCCCCAAAGAGCTTTTTAGAGCACCAGAAAAGAATGCCCTGTCAAACGAAATTTTTCCCAGTACTCATCCCCAGAGACCAAATAATCCCACTCCAAGACCTGCAATGGCCGATAATCCCAGGAAGACCACCGGATTCTGCTTGAAAAAATACTAGGAGAAACGCGACCAAAGCCATGGCGCTCGTTATTCCAGAACTACCAGTGGTTAAGCCCCCTATAGGCCTCGGTAGCAATCGATATCAATGCCGAAACAACTAGGTCTATAATTACTCTTCGAAGACCACAGAGAATACTCTTTACCAGGAGATGGTCATAGTATCTACGCACAACCATAGCAATGACGAAGAAAGGTGCAAGAACCAATCTCGATGGTGCCATGACGGATCCGAAAATTCCTTGAACCTTGTAACCCCCATACGCGGCAGCATTCAGCACCTTGGAGCTTGGGACGGACTCAGAGATTGCCCAAAGGTTCGAGCAAAAGTGGTCTTACTACCCTGATTTGGACCAGAAACGAGGAGCACTCGTCCTTTTCCCTGCAAAAAGAAATCGTTGCAGACCACGGATTTACCCTCAATCATCAACTGATACGCTAGCGCTAGATCAAAACCCTCATAATCGTAAATCTCTTACAGGTATCAGACACCTCCGGATAACAGAATGAAAGACCTATCCCCGAAATGAAGCAATATATTCAATATTCAAGACAGGCCATATAAAACTACTCTCTCAATCGAACGCAGCGATAGTATCATCCAGGAAATCGGCATTCTCAGTACAGTACCGTTCCAGATGGGAACAAACTTCCGGAAACAATCTGGCCACCAATTCTATAATCTTGGCTTCGATGTGATTCATATCCACACTGATTGAATACTGAACGCGGTAGTCCTTCACGGCGTGCTGCTTGAATTCAGCAAAAACCCTTTCTATTTCCACGCTGTAATATCAAAAGACAATAACGAACCGTTGATAAATCATCTTTGAGTTTTTTGCCGTATCCCTGAGCATTCTGAAACGCCCAGACTGAACATAGAAGATTTTCAATCCATGAGACTTAATTTCGATAGAAGACAAGTCCTGGGCAAATTTTTCGACCGCTTCACAGTATGTTGCCACCGCTTCAAGAAACCATCCCTCTTTATTGTATTGAGTGCAGTTTGCCACTCAGGTTGAGATGCGATCGCACGAAATGCATCTTCTAGAAAAACTCTTTAACGCTTACAAAAAGCGCTTCGTTCTCGAGATCCTGCATCACTTCCTGACGATATAAAACGACATCCACACTCGGTAACGAGAGATAAAAAACGCCCGAAGCTGATATTCATCTTCTCAGCTTGCAGTCATCGTCTTAACAATCTGGTCAAGATTGAAATCAACGAAAAAATCGGGTTCAGAAAGTATCTCCCATATCCCACTTCTATTCAACCCCTCCGGCAAAAGTACACTTTTTAAAGCCATCATGGTAAACCTCTTCACCCAGATCACCACATAAAAAGGGTTGATGACTACTACGCATTCCGTAGAAGCCATCAACCCCTAAAAAGGCAATTCGGATTACCCCCGAAAGCTTTATCCCAAGAAAAATTATAACATTCTTTCCTAATTTTTCCAGCACCACCCCGTATCAGTAATGTCCCCCTTGGAAACGCTTCCCACGTTTATTGAAGATTGAATTTTTTCAAGAAATATCTTTCTCCAAAGGCAAAAAAACCTGCACAACCACTTCTCCTTCGACACCAAAACTTACCTCCATTTTACCTCCCACTCTTTGCAGTGCCTTTTCTATAAGGTAAATACCCAGGCTTTTTCCTGGAAGCTCTTTCATTTTGCGAAAATGTTCCCATTTTGCAAGAAGTTCTTGGGCGGAAATATTCTCAGGAAGGGCGTTGCAAAATACAAGAACGAGATAATCGCCTTCAAGAGCCCAGGAAAGAGTGACGGTACCCTTTGGGGGACTGAATTTCACCGCGTTGGAAAAGAGATTCGAAAACAGGAGATAAAAATCACCCCGGGAAAGAGCGACACTTTTAGAGGAATCGCCTAAAAACGGTACATATTGCCAGCGTAACTTTTTTTGGGCTATCTCCTCCTGCCAATTTTTTTCTACCAGGGCTATGACTTCGGTAACGTCCCTCCAGGAAATATGCCCTCTTCTTTGTAAAAGGGATAGGCTGCGGAAATTGTTCAGAGTTTCTTCCAAACGAACAATCTGTTCCTGGAGCTTCAATACGGTTTCCCTCTTTTCAGGTACAATCTCGTCTTGCAAAATCTGGACATACCCTTTAAGAATGGTCAAGGGCGTTTTCAACTCATGCCCCAAAGCCGTAAGGAAAAACTGAATTTCGGAAAACCATTGCGTGGCATCAGGCGAACTATCAAAAACAAAGAGAACAGCCTCTTCAATGGGACAAGAAAGGAGACGATATTCTTTCCCGCCAAGACGGAGTGTGGTGTTTTCTTCTAAAACGATCTGCCCCACAAAAGGGAATTCATGAATCCACCGTGGCACACTCGAAAATGGGATACCCGTGACTCGAAAAAATTCTCCATTGGCCGTAAAAGTCTGTGATGTGACCAAAAAACACAAAGCAGGCTTTTGAAGGCAGTCGAAAATATCCAGAATTTCCGCTAGTCGGTCTCGACACTCTCTTTCGCCAACGGCATTCTTTTTATCCCTCTCACTTCGCTTCGGAATCAGGAAGGCAAAAAGCTTACGCCGCAGGAGGTTCAAAACGGTACCCCACTCCCCGCACAGTAACGATAAAACTCCCCATTTCGCCAAGTTTTTTGCGTAGATTCGTAATGTACACATCCACAATGCGATCCGAAACAAAATTTTCCTCTCCCCACACTCGATTGAGAATCATTTCCCGAGAAAATACTCGCCGAGGGTTTCGCATCAAAAGTTCCATGATTTTAAACTCCCGGAAAGAAAGGTCAACTGTGTCTTGATTGACCCGCAAGGTCAACTCATCCCCGTTGAGGACCAGATCCCCCATGCGATAGATTCGTCCATGCTCCACAATCTTTTCTGTTAAACGTTCCAAACGTCGTTTGACTACCCGAACACGAGCCAGTAATTCCCGTAAATCGAAGGGTTTCGTAATGTAGTCCTCGGCACCCAGTTCCAAACCTACAACCACATCAACCGGATCATCTTTGGCCGTTAGCATGATCACGGGGACATCGCAAAAACGGGAATCCCTTTTTAAATATTTAAAGAGCTCAATTCCATCAATACCAGGTAACATCAGGTCTAAGAGGATAAGGTCTGGGACTTCCATGGTTGGCAACTGTTCTAAAAACTCTTCAGCACT includes:
- a CDS encoding NAD(P)-dependent oxidoreductase gives rise to the protein MTPTLLHRSGMEGVSRYLFALLAHEKNRTFQVAIAKKAVDILESLIMHLDSRVGAGLDNIDVECARKKGIEVLNVKGANALSVAEHTISFILALAKNLFDFDKRMRQGEWDIRYAYRAFEIQGKTLGLVGFGLIERETVRIALSLLSLGMKVLFYDPFAEEGFELSVERVNHLDALLERSDFVCLHVPLSENTVSMIGERELKNEANRFLDQRFLRVCS
- a CDS encoding response regulator transcription factor, with the translated sequence MSFRIVLIEDEAEIAQLVTYFLHKEGFDIRSFGSAEEFLEQLPTMEVPDLILLDLMLPGIDGIELFKYLKRDSRFCDVPVIMLTAKDDPVDVVVGLELGAEDYITKPFDLRELLARVRVVKRRLERLTEKIVEHGRIYRMGDLVLNGDELTLRVNQDTVDLSFREFKIMELLMRNPRRVFSREMILNRVWGEENFVSDRIVDVYITNLRKKLGEMGSFIVTVRGVGYRFEPPAA
- a CDS encoding chromate transporter, which encodes MLNAAAYGGYKVQGIFGSVMAPSRLVLAPFFVIAMVVRRYYDHLLVKSILCGLRRVIIDLVVSALISIATEAYRGLNHW
- a CDS encoding HAMP domain-containing sensor histidine kinase, whose protein sequence is MNLLRRKLFAFLIPKRSERDKKNAVGERECRDRLAEILDIFDCLQKPALCFLVTSQTFTANGEFFRVTGIPFSSVPRWIHEFPFVGQIVLEENTTLRLGGKEYRLLSCPIEEAVLFVFDSSPDATQWFSEIQFFLTALGHELKTPLTILKGYVQILQDEIVPEKRETVLKLQEQIVRLEETLNNFRSLSLLQRRGHISWRDVTEVIALVEKNWQEEIAQKKLRWQYVPFLGDSSKSVALSRGDFYLLFSNLFSNAVKFSPPKGTVTLSWALEGDYLVLVFCNALPENISAQELLAKWEHFRKMKELPGKSLGIYLIEKALQRVGGKMEVSFGVEGEVVVQVFLPLEKDIS